Proteins encoded together in one Thermococcus barophilus MP window:
- the ileS gene encoding isoleucine--tRNA ligase, translated as MIKEPEFREYNAQLLEEKMEKFWAENNIYEKVKQSRADGPKYYFLDGPPYVSGAIHLGTAWNKIIKDMIIRFRTMQGYNVRRQPGFDMHGLPIEVKVEQALGLKIKKDIEEKIGVDNFIKKCREFALRNLKIMTEQFKMLGVWMDWDNPYMTIKNEYIESAWFTLKKAWEKGLLEKDMRVLHWCPRCETALAEHEVRGEYKIREDPSIYVKFPLEGKENEYLLIWTTTPWTLPANLAVAAHPEYDYAKVKVELDGKEEYWYLAKALVDKVLGEIGVEGEIVEEFKGKDLEGLRYVHIFLEEYPRQKEFREKYEWAHRVILGDFVTLGEGTGLVHSAPGHGEEDFEVGRKYGLPVYSPLDDEGRYVEGKWKGVYVKDADPEIIEYLKEKGLLVKASTIKHKYPHCWRCKTPLIFRATEQWFLKVSKVKEQIIKENDEKVTWYPDWVKIRFDNGVRDSGDWVISRQRYWGIPLPIWQSEDGEIYIVGSFRELVELAVALEVNGERIELPESYEEKLKVIEEKLGPEDLHRPYVDAFIIKVNGKEMKRIKDVLDVWFDSGIASWASLGYPREKELFEKLWPADFIVEGEDQVTKWFYSQQAASVIAFDTVPYRHVAMHGYVLDEKGDKMSKSLGNIIRPEEVVQKEGRDAFRFYMLWATTPWENLRFSWKGLAQVKRMLNILWNVYILAATYMSLDKFEPGKVNPEELPFREEDKWVLSRVNSLVETVTNGIETFYLTRATRGIYDFVVEDLSRWYVRLIRKRLWVEGDDPDKLAAYWTLWKVFDVLLRLMAPFTPYIAEAIYQNMIARKESVHMEDWPVKEFTDEELEKEMAIVRKIVEAGAAARQKARIKLRYPVRQILIETEDELTKKAVERLNRILRDQLNAKEVKVAKVEREIKVKPNFAKLGPHFKGDAKLIAKWIDEQNDRELYEKLMKGKLKVEIEGKEFTLERDHIVVEEQLPDFLVGEEFDYGKVFVDKTLTRELMMEGLAREFVRRIQEMRKRLDLDVNDRIKVYIETTEENKALLKDMLDYIKRETRAVEVLFEKPKGYVVDWEDVSAKIGVEKVE; from the coding sequence ATGATAAAGGAACCAGAATTTAGAGAATACAACGCCCAGCTATTGGAAGAAAAGATGGAGAAGTTTTGGGCTGAAAACAACATATACGAAAAGGTAAAGCAGAGCAGAGCTGATGGGCCAAAATACTACTTTTTAGATGGACCGCCATACGTCAGCGGTGCCATACACCTTGGTACAGCTTGGAACAAGATAATCAAGGACATGATAATAAGATTTAGGACAATGCAGGGTTACAACGTGAGGAGACAGCCAGGTTTTGACATGCATGGTCTTCCAATTGAGGTTAAAGTAGAGCAGGCTTTGGGACTGAAGATAAAGAAAGATATAGAGGAGAAAATTGGCGTTGATAACTTCATAAAGAAGTGTAGGGAATTTGCACTCAGAAACCTCAAGATAATGACCGAGCAGTTTAAGATGCTCGGCGTTTGGATGGACTGGGACAATCCATACATGACAATAAAGAATGAGTACATTGAATCAGCTTGGTTCACCCTTAAGAAAGCCTGGGAGAAGGGCTTGCTTGAGAAAGACATGAGGGTTCTTCACTGGTGTCCAAGATGTGAGACAGCTTTGGCAGAGCATGAGGTCAGGGGAGAGTATAAGATAAGGGAAGACCCAAGCATATATGTCAAGTTCCCGCTTGAAGGTAAGGAGAATGAGTATCTCCTAATCTGGACAACTACACCATGGACTCTGCCAGCTAATCTCGCAGTTGCGGCACATCCGGAATATGATTACGCTAAAGTTAAGGTCGAACTTGATGGCAAAGAGGAGTACTGGTATCTTGCAAAAGCCCTTGTGGATAAAGTCCTTGGGGAGATAGGGGTTGAAGGAGAGATTGTTGAAGAGTTTAAAGGAAAGGACCTTGAGGGACTTAGATATGTCCACATATTCCTTGAGGAGTATCCAAGGCAAAAGGAGTTTAGGGAAAAATACGAGTGGGCTCACCGCGTAATTCTTGGTGATTTTGTAACACTCGGAGAAGGTACGGGATTAGTTCACTCTGCTCCAGGCCATGGTGAGGAAGACTTTGAGGTTGGAAGAAAATATGGACTGCCAGTCTACTCCCCATTGGATGATGAAGGAAGATACGTTGAGGGCAAGTGGAAAGGCGTTTACGTCAAGGATGCAGACCCAGAGATAATAGAGTACCTTAAAGAGAAAGGGCTTCTCGTGAAAGCAAGTACAATAAAGCACAAGTATCCCCACTGCTGGAGATGTAAGACTCCTCTCATATTCAGAGCAACAGAGCAGTGGTTCCTTAAGGTCAGTAAAGTGAAGGAGCAGATAATCAAAGAAAATGATGAGAAAGTTACATGGTATCCGGATTGGGTTAAGATAAGATTTGACAACGGTGTCAGAGACAGCGGAGACTGGGTCATCAGCCGTCAAAGATATTGGGGAATTCCGCTGCCAATATGGCAGAGTGAGGATGGGGAGATATACATTGTGGGCAGCTTTAGAGAGCTTGTCGAATTAGCAGTTGCCCTTGAAGTGAACGGTGAAAGGATTGAGCTCCCAGAGAGCTATGAAGAAAAGCTCAAAGTCATAGAAGAGAAACTTGGCCCAGAAGACTTGCACAGACCTTACGTTGATGCCTTCATAATAAAGGTGAACGGCAAAGAAATGAAACGCATAAAAGATGTCCTTGACGTGTGGTTTGACAGCGGAATAGCCTCGTGGGCTTCTCTCGGCTATCCAAGGGAAAAAGAGCTGTTTGAGAAGCTCTGGCCTGCGGACTTCATAGTTGAGGGCGAAGATCAAGTTACAAAATGGTTCTACTCCCAGCAAGCTGCTTCCGTAATTGCCTTCGACACCGTTCCCTACAGACACGTTGCAATGCACGGTTATGTTCTTGATGAAAAAGGAGACAAGATGAGCAAGAGCCTTGGAAACATCATAAGGCCAGAAGAAGTTGTGCAGAAAGAGGGAAGAGATGCCTTCCGCTTTTACATGCTCTGGGCAACAACTCCTTGGGAGAACCTGAGGTTCAGCTGGAAGGGATTGGCTCAGGTTAAGCGTATGTTGAACATACTCTGGAACGTCTATATACTTGCAGCAACTTACATGAGCCTTGACAAGTTTGAGCCAGGGAAGGTCAATCCAGAAGAGTTGCCTTTCAGGGAAGAGGACAAGTGGGTTCTAAGCAGGGTGAACAGCTTAGTTGAAACTGTTACAAACGGAATAGAGACATTCTACCTCACAAGAGCGACAAGGGGAATCTACGACTTCGTCGTTGAAGACTTGAGCAGATGGTATGTAAGGTTGATAAGAAAGAGGCTCTGGGTTGAGGGAGACGATCCAGATAAATTGGCTGCATACTGGACTCTCTGGAAGGTCTTTGATGTGCTGTTAAGGCTTATGGCACCGTTTACACCATACATAGCTGAGGCTATTTACCAGAACATGATTGCCAGAAAGGAAAGCGTTCATATGGAGGATTGGCCTGTTAAAGAATTCACGGATGAAGAGCTTGAGAAGGAAATGGCAATAGTCAGAAAGATAGTCGAGGCAGGAGCTGCAGCGAGGCAAAAAGCAAGGATAAAGCTCAGATATCCAGTCAGGCAAATACTCATAGAGACAGAGGATGAGCTTACAAAGAAAGCTGTGGAAAGGTTGAACAGAATCTTAAGAGACCAGCTCAACGCTAAGGAGGTTAAAGTTGCAAAGGTAGAAAGGGAAATAAAAGTCAAACCAAACTTCGCAAAGCTCGGTCCGCACTTCAAGGGAGATGCAAAGCTCATAGCCAAGTGGATTGACGAGCAGAACGACAGAGAGCTTTATGAAAAGCTCATGAAGGGCAAGCTCAAGGTTGAAATTGAGGGCAAAGAATTTACTCTCGAAAGAGACCACATAGTTGTTGAAGAGCAACTCCCGGACTTTCTCGTTGGTGAAGAGTTCGATTACGGAAAGGTCTTCGTTGACAAGACGCTTACAAGGGAGCTCATGATGGAAGGGCTTGCGAGGGAATTTGTCAGAAGAATACAGGAGATGAGAAAGAGGCTTGACTTAGATGTCAATGACAGAATAAAGGTTTACATTGAAACCACAGAAGAGAACAAAGCTCTTCTCAAGGATATGCTTGACTACATAAAGAGAGAAACGAGGGCTGTTGAAGTGCTCTTCGAGAAGCCAAAAGGCTACGTCGTTGATTGGGAGGACGTGAGTGCGAAGATTGGAGTTGAGAAGGTTGAGTGA
- a CDS encoding AAA family ATPase: MLFDLRPKSRREDIFDREKEFEELEESIKTYPLTLLLGIRRVGKSSILRAYLNEKPGVLIDCRELYGERGHITREDLIRELQTGGSLFSKALAKFRISVDLKFLKLEPKELSLREIFRELNELGEKTGGFILAFDEAQYLRFYGSRGGKDLLALFAYAYDNLPSLKIVLTGSEVGLLHDFLDIGNYESPLYGRIAGEVYVKPFDKNTSIKFLKKGFNEVGIDILEDDLERAVKILDGIPGWLVTFGIEYTKERNLEKAIARTLEIAKGLIFGELKELERRSPRYMIILQAIALGYNRWSLIRDYLAVKGYKTPEPRLHELLKNLKKMSWIEEKDETYHLTDPVVSIILKG; encoded by the coding sequence GTGCTGTTTGATCTGAGGCCAAAAAGCAGGAGAGAGGATATCTTTGATAGGGAGAAAGAATTTGAAGAGCTTGAAGAAAGCATTAAAACATATCCTCTAACTCTGCTTTTAGGAATAAGACGCGTAGGCAAGAGCTCAATTTTGAGAGCCTATCTCAATGAGAAGCCTGGAGTTCTTATAGACTGCAGGGAGCTTTACGGAGAAAGAGGGCATATAACCAGAGAGGACTTGATCAGAGAGCTTCAAACCGGCGGATCATTGTTCTCTAAAGCTCTCGCAAAATTTAGAATTAGTGTTGACTTAAAGTTCCTAAAGCTTGAGCCAAAGGAACTTTCACTACGTGAGATTTTCAGGGAATTAAATGAATTGGGAGAAAAAACCGGAGGGTTCATTTTGGCTTTTGATGAAGCCCAATATCTGAGGTTTTATGGTTCCAGAGGTGGAAAGGATTTGCTCGCACTCTTCGCTTACGCCTATGATAATCTCCCCAGTTTGAAAATTGTTCTAACAGGTTCAGAAGTAGGCTTACTCCATGACTTTTTGGACATTGGAAACTATGAAAGCCCCTTGTATGGGAGAATAGCGGGAGAAGTTTACGTGAAGCCTTTTGATAAGAATACTTCCATTAAGTTTCTGAAAAAGGGCTTTAATGAAGTTGGCATTGACATTTTGGAGGACGACCTTGAAAGAGCTGTTAAGATCCTTGACGGCATACCAGGATGGCTTGTGACATTTGGAATTGAGTACACTAAGGAACGGAATCTCGAAAAAGCTATAGCGAGAACCCTTGAAATTGCCAAGGGGTTGATATTTGGAGAGCTGAAAGAATTGGAGCGCAGAAGTCCGAGGTATATGATAATTCTCCAAGCTATAGCACTTGGCTACAACAGATGGAGCCTTATAAGGGATTATTTAGCTGTTAAAGGATATAAAACACCAGAACCAAGGCTTCACGAGCTTTTGAAGAATCTAAAAAAGATGAGCTGGATTGAAGAAAAAGATGAGACTTACCATCTCACTGACCCTGTTGTCTCAATAATTCTCAAAGGTTAA
- a CDS encoding DUF234 domain-containing protein, translating into MRREKPLFGGRKVSLYQISDPMLLTWFTLVYPQVDRISLGIATLENAYKVFSIRFEELAREFLILKKPFEFSQIGRWWWKGEEIDIIAVDENTAYLIEVKWKDLSEKDGRRILSLLKEKAKNVRFNGEFRYGIIAKSIEEKERFELAFSLEDIIE; encoded by the coding sequence GTGAGGAGAGAGAAACCACTTTTTGGAGGCAGAAAAGTTAGCTTATACCAGATAAGCGATCCAATGCTTCTAACATGGTTCACACTCGTTTATCCTCAAGTGGACAGGATAAGCCTTGGGATTGCAACGCTCGAGAATGCATATAAAGTGTTCTCGATTAGATTTGAAGAACTTGCACGAGAGTTTTTAATCCTAAAGAAGCCTTTTGAGTTCTCCCAGATTGGAAGATGGTGGTGGAAGGGAGAGGAGATAGATATAATTGCTGTTGATGAGAATACAGCCTATCTCATCGAGGTGAAATGGAAGGACTTGAGCGAGAAAGATGGGAGAAGGATTTTATCACTGCTGAAAGAAAAAGCAAAGAACGTTCGCTTCAACGGTGAGTTCAGGTATGGTATTATAGCAAAAAGCATAGAAGAAAAGGAGAGATTTGAGCTGGCATTTAGCTTAGAGGACATAATTGAATAA
- a CDS encoding radical SAM protein → MRESGYYSYVVGELPEGCKLCVKGAKLVLFTTGVCPRDCFYCPLSPWRREDVAYANERPIKSIDDIIEEAKIQEALGAGVTGGDPLARLDRTVEYIKVLKENFGEKFHIHLYTTGALATKENLEKLYDAGLDEIRFHPDLFNPNSKLFKVEIENMKNAFDFDWDVGGEVPAVPGHGEKIKWFAELLDKLGAKFLNINELEFSETNLRALINRGYQPISDESSAIKGSLELGLEILRWGEENTSLRYHLCTAKLKDAVQLKNRLKRMARNVAKPYMEITEDGTLKFAVAEYEDLDELYHLLVEEAEIPEEWLYLNREKGRIEMPIEVALELADAIEGDVKFYIVEEYPTWDRIEVERTPIN, encoded by the coding sequence ATGAGAGAGAGCGGATATTACTCATATGTCGTTGGCGAGCTGCCCGAAGGATGCAAGCTCTGCGTTAAAGGAGCCAAGTTAGTGCTTTTTACTACAGGTGTATGTCCAAGAGACTGCTTCTACTGTCCTCTTAGCCCCTGGCGCAGAGAGGATGTAGCTTATGCAAATGAAAGACCCATAAAAAGCATAGATGACATAATTGAGGAAGCCAAAATTCAAGAAGCTTTGGGAGCTGGAGTTACAGGTGGGGATCCTTTGGCGAGGCTGGATAGAACAGTAGAATACATCAAAGTCTTAAAAGAAAATTTTGGCGAAAAGTTCCACATCCATCTCTACACCACAGGAGCTTTGGCAACAAAAGAAAATCTGGAGAAGCTTTATGATGCTGGTTTAGATGAGATTCGCTTTCATCCAGACTTGTTCAATCCGAACTCGAAGCTTTTCAAAGTTGAAATTGAGAACATGAAAAATGCTTTTGATTTTGACTGGGATGTTGGTGGGGAAGTCCCCGCTGTTCCTGGACATGGAGAAAAGATAAAGTGGTTTGCCGAACTTTTGGACAAGCTTGGAGCTAAATTTTTAAATATAAATGAGCTTGAGTTCAGCGAGACGAACCTAAGAGCTCTCATTAACAGGGGGTATCAACCGATAAGTGATGAAAGTTCGGCAATTAAAGGGAGCTTAGAGCTGGGACTTGAAATCCTCAGATGGGGAGAAGAAAACACCTCACTTAGATATCATCTCTGCACCGCAAAGCTGAAGGACGCTGTGCAGCTCAAGAACAGGCTGAAAAGGATGGCAAGGAACGTTGCAAAGCCTTACATGGAGATAACTGAGGATGGAACGCTGAAGTTTGCAGTAGCGGAATATGAAGATTTAGATGAGCTCTATCATCTTCTAGTTGAAGAAGCTGAAATTCCAGAGGAGTGGCTCTATCTAAACAGGGAAAAAGGAAGGATTGAAATGCCGATTGAAGTTGCCCTCGAGCTGGCTGATGCAATAGAAGGGGACGTCAAGTTTTACATCGTGGAGGAATATCCAACGTGGGATAGGATTGAAGTTGAAAGGACGCCGATAAACTGA
- the rqcH gene encoding ribosome rescue protein RqcH, giving the protein MKEEMSSVDIKYIVEELKSLKGARIDKIYHDGSEIRIKLHKAGEGRKDLIIEAGKRIHLTSYIREAPKMPSSFTMLLRKHLSGGFFDNIEQHDFDRIVKIRIGNYTLIAELFRKGNIILVDENNIIIGALRYEEFKDRAIKPKHEYKLPPARESPIEVSWERFLELIKSENVEIVRALARKLNMGGLYAEEILLRAEIDKKKKANELSEDDLRLIFEKMKEVFNAPKKPNIIYKDGTMIDVVPIELKWYENYEKKYFETFSEALDEYFGKITVEKAKIERTKRLEEKKRQILATLRRQEEQMKGFEAEMKKNQELGDLIYANFTFIDNLLREFSKAVEKLGWEEFKKRIEEGKKAGNKIALMVKSIDPKEKAVTIEIEGRKIKLYLNKSIGENAEIYYEKAKKAKHKLEGAKRAYEDTKKKLQEIEKLIEEEMKKELKVKKLEKRKKKWFEKFRWFISSEGFLVIGGKDATTNEMVVKRHMGDNDLYCHADVHGAPHVVIKDGQKAGEKTIFEACQFAVSMSKAWSEGVYSADAYWAYPNQVTKKAPSGEYLGKGAFMVYGKRNWYHGIPLKLAVGIINYEGEDLVMCGPVDALKAHTKRYIVIRPGDLKKSELVKKIKKIFERWGYKVAEEDIMAILPPGEGEIVEVVE; this is encoded by the coding sequence ATGAAAGAAGAAATGAGCAGCGTTGACATAAAATACATAGTTGAAGAGCTTAAGTCTCTTAAAGGTGCGAGGATTGACAAGATTTATCATGACGGGAGTGAGATTAGGATTAAGCTTCATAAAGCAGGCGAGGGAAGGAAAGATTTAATCATTGAGGCAGGCAAAAGAATTCACTTGACGAGCTACATAAGAGAGGCTCCAAAGATGCCTTCATCTTTCACGATGCTTCTCCGCAAACACTTAAGCGGCGGCTTTTTTGATAATATTGAGCAGCACGATTTTGACAGAATTGTAAAGATTAGGATTGGTAACTACACTCTCATAGCCGAGCTCTTTAGGAAGGGGAACATAATCTTGGTTGATGAAAACAATATTATCATTGGCGCCTTGAGGTATGAGGAATTTAAAGACAGAGCAATAAAGCCAAAGCATGAGTATAAACTCCCCCCTGCAAGGGAAAGTCCCATAGAAGTGAGCTGGGAGAGATTCCTTGAATTAATTAAAAGCGAAAATGTCGAGATTGTAAGGGCACTTGCAAGAAAGCTGAATATGGGAGGTCTCTACGCAGAGGAAATTCTTCTGAGGGCTGAAATTGACAAGAAAAAGAAAGCAAATGAGCTGAGCGAAGATGATCTTAGGCTGATTTTTGAGAAGATGAAGGAGGTATTCAACGCTCCGAAGAAGCCAAACATCATATATAAAGACGGAACAATGATTGATGTGGTTCCAATTGAGCTCAAATGGTATGAAAATTATGAGAAGAAATACTTTGAAACGTTCAGCGAAGCTTTGGATGAATACTTTGGAAAGATAACCGTGGAAAAAGCGAAAATTGAGAGAACTAAGCGCTTAGAGGAGAAGAAGAGGCAGATATTAGCAACGCTTAGAAGGCAGGAAGAGCAGATGAAAGGCTTTGAAGCTGAGATGAAGAAGAATCAGGAGCTTGGCGATTTGATATATGCGAATTTCACCTTCATTGATAATCTTTTAAGAGAGTTTTCAAAAGCGGTTGAAAAGCTGGGCTGGGAAGAATTCAAAAAACGCATAGAGGAAGGCAAGAAAGCTGGAAATAAGATAGCCCTGATGGTTAAATCAATAGACCCCAAAGAAAAGGCTGTCACAATCGAGATTGAGGGCAGGAAAATTAAGCTGTACCTCAACAAAAGCATCGGTGAAAATGCTGAGATTTATTATGAGAAAGCCAAAAAAGCCAAGCACAAGTTAGAAGGGGCGAAGAGGGCTTATGAAGACACCAAGAAGAAACTTCAAGAAATTGAAAAGCTGATTGAGGAAGAGATGAAAAAGGAACTCAAAGTCAAAAAGTTAGAGAAAAGAAAGAAGAAGTGGTTTGAAAAGTTTAGATGGTTTATAAGCAGCGAAGGATTTCTCGTTATAGGGGGAAAGGATGCAACAACCAACGAGATGGTGGTTAAGAGGCACATGGGGGACAATGATCTATACTGCCACGCTGATGTTCACGGAGCACCTCACGTTGTAATCAAAGACGGACAGAAAGCGGGTGAAAAGACCATATTCGAGGCATGTCAGTTTGCCGTTTCAATGTCAAAAGCATGGAGCGAAGGTGTTTACTCAGCAGATGCCTACTGGGCATATCCAAATCAAGTTACTAAAAAAGCTCCAAGCGGAGAGTATCTTGGTAAGGGTGCATTCATGGTTTATGGAAAGAGAAACTGGTATCACGGAATTCCCCTCAAGCTGGCAGTTGGGATAATAAACTACGAGGGAGAAGATTTAGTGATGTGCGGCCCAGTTGATGCACTTAAAGCTCACACGAAGAGATACATTGTAATAAGACCTGGTGACTTGAAAAAGAGCGAGCTTGTGAAGAAGATCAAGAAGATCTTTGAGAGGTGGGGATATAAGGTGGCTGAAGAAGACATAATGGCGATTCTGCCTCCGGGGGAGGGAGAGATAGTGGAGGTGGTGGAATGA